The proteins below are encoded in one region of uncultured Eubacteriales bacterium:
- a CDS encoding putative sensor histidine kinase (Evidence 3 : Function proposed based on presence of conserved amino acid motif, structural feature or limited homology) produces MDEKKIISKKTKGGNPPGYLARRVYVMSLCGIGMLILVLLSGLACVLTGGEAVLWPLLFVAFLAAALAFAWWFWVVIPYRREEQELSLFLDGYAPTEGTAEAVCPLSPASERLLHRMREMLDPSQLFNLNKRQAQYLALQNQINPHFLYNTLESIRSECLVAQLDSAANMTEALASFFRYTISKVENLVSVEEELQNCETYFRIQQYRFGDRLSLRIVCEEQDRDEIFRCRLPKLTMQPILENSIIHGIELKVGTGNLTVHLERTEKRLLIRVSDDGVGMGTDVLAKLNARLGRSGPVAQLQDPERVGGVALTNVNNRIRLLFGEEYGLHVFSLPGVGTDVEISLPAITSDRDVKNREVLQ; encoded by the coding sequence ATGGATGAAAAAAAGATAATAAGTAAAAAAACGAAAGGCGGAAACCCGCCGGGCTACCTTGCCCGGCGGGTGTATGTGATGTCACTCTGCGGCATAGGAATGCTGATTCTTGTGCTGCTGAGCGGCCTTGCCTGCGTGCTGACGGGCGGAGAGGCGGTACTATGGCCGCTGCTTTTCGTTGCCTTTCTTGCTGCGGCGTTGGCATTCGCCTGGTGGTTCTGGGTGGTGATCCCCTATCGGCGCGAGGAACAGGAGCTGAGCCTTTTTCTGGACGGCTATGCGCCCACTGAGGGAACGGCTGAAGCGGTATGTCCGCTGTCACCCGCAAGCGAGCGGCTGCTTCACCGGATGCGGGAGATGCTGGACCCCTCCCAGCTCTTCAACCTCAATAAGCGACAGGCGCAATATCTGGCACTCCAGAACCAGATCAATCCACATTTCCTCTACAACACCCTGGAGAGCATCCGCAGCGAATGCCTGGTGGCGCAGCTCGACAGCGCGGCCAACATGACGGAGGCGCTGGCCTCCTTCTTCCGCTATACCATCAGCAAGGTGGAGAACCTGGTGTCGGTGGAAGAGGAGCTGCAGAACTGTGAGACCTACTTCCGCATCCAGCAGTACCGCTTTGGCGACCGTCTGAGCTTGCGGATCGTGTGCGAGGAGCAGGACAGAGACGAAATCTTCCGCTGCCGGCTCCCCAAGCTGACGATGCAGCCCATTCTGGAGAACAGCATCATCCACGGCATTGAGCTGAAGGTGGGGACCGGCAACCTCACCGTCCACTTGGAACGGACGGAAAAGCGTCTGCTGATCCGCGTTTCTGACGACGGTGTGGGCATGGGCACCGACGTGCTGGCAAAATTAAATGCACGCCTGGGCAGGAGCGGCCCGGTCGCCCAGCTGCAGGATCCCGAGCGAGTGGGAGGCGTGGCGCTGACCAACGTGAACAACCGCATCCGGCTCCTGTTTGGCGAGGAGTACGGGCTCCATGTCTTCTCGCTGCCCGGCGTGGGTACCGATGTAGAGATCTCGCTCCCCGCCATTACCAGTGACCGGGACGTGAAGAATCGCGAGGTGCTGCAGTGA
- a CDS encoding putative ABC transporter, ATP-binding protein (Evidence 3 : Function proposed based on presence of conserved amino acid motif, structural feature or limited homology), which translates to MRDEVLRMERVTYRERGAVQLEDFDLTLFAGEIVGLIPMNSHGLTALINLLRHNLPLESGYIYYREEQINSWRTPNPRHNRIGVIQSESGLVEGLTVADNIFVLRPGFKTWYLRPSILRRQLQPFLDQLGIQISADAYVEELSTFQRFVVELVKAVVAGSRLIILRDVSTFISESELTQLHEILRHYAAQGVAFLYIGFHFEELEQICDRTAFLINGRIAKVLRSEEGEPHRNDFYERKEWEKQIAQQTAENTSAPPVLQVSHLTGGAVRDLTFAVSPGECLVLQDLDNRIFGDLLAILQGERPVESGEIRLRGAPFQCAPTRDLAILKEQPADAMLFSKMSYFDNIFFTIDHRLPGLWRNRRMQEGLRRNLGSEYEELFGVRLEHLTKMEKYDLVYHRIHFQNPGVLFCIQPFKGADVGLRKHIWDLLEGLMRQGMAVVILAVNLADALSLASRLIRIHKDGPDEVYEQRDFAKIPFSAPWLDLYRQR; encoded by the coding sequence GTGAGGGACGAGGTTTTACGCATGGAGCGGGTCACCTACCGGGAACGGGGCGCGGTCCAGCTGGAGGATTTTGACCTGACGCTATTCGCCGGTGAGATCGTGGGGCTGATTCCCATGAACAGCCACGGTCTAACGGCGCTCATCAACCTCCTGCGGCACAATCTGCCCCTTGAGTCGGGCTATATCTACTACAGGGAGGAGCAGATAAACTCCTGGCGCACGCCCAATCCCCGCCATAACCGCATTGGCGTGATCCAAAGCGAGAGCGGCCTGGTGGAGGGCCTTACAGTGGCGGACAATATTTTTGTCCTCCGCCCCGGCTTTAAGACCTGGTACCTCCGCCCTTCGATTTTACGCCGCCAACTCCAGCCCTTTTTGGACCAGCTCGGCATTCAGATATCCGCGGACGCCTATGTGGAGGAGCTCAGCACCTTCCAGCGCTTTGTGGTGGAGCTCGTCAAGGCGGTGGTGGCAGGGAGCCGGTTGATTATTTTAAGAGATGTGAGCACCTTTATCAGCGAGTCGGAACTCACCCAACTCCACGAGATCCTGCGCCACTATGCCGCCCAGGGGGTGGCGTTCCTCTACATTGGCTTTCACTTTGAAGAGCTGGAGCAGATCTGTGACCGTACTGCTTTTCTCATCAATGGGCGTATTGCCAAGGTCCTGCGCTCAGAGGAGGGGGAGCCTCACAGAAACGATTTTTATGAGCGAAAGGAATGGGAGAAGCAGATTGCCCAGCAAACGGCGGAGAATACCTCGGCTCCTCCGGTTTTGCAGGTATCCCATCTCACCGGTGGGGCGGTGAGGGACCTCACCTTCGCGGTGTCGCCGGGGGAGTGCCTGGTGCTGCAGGACCTGGACAACCGCATCTTTGGAGATTTGCTGGCCATTCTTCAGGGGGAACGGCCCGTGGAGAGCGGAGAGATACGGCTCCGTGGAGCGCCGTTTCAGTGCGCTCCGACCCGGGACCTCGCCATATTAAAGGAACAGCCTGCTGACGCAATGCTCTTTAGTAAGATGAGCTATTTTGACAACATCTTCTTTACCATCGACCACCGCCTGCCCGGTCTGTGGCGAAACAGACGAATGCAGGAGGGGCTCCGGCGGAATCTGGGCTCCGAGTACGAGGAGCTGTTCGGAGTCCGGCTCGAACATCTGACCAAAATGGAAAAATACGATTTGGTCTACCACCGCATTCATTTTCAGAACCCGGGCGTTTTGTTCTGCATCCAGCCCTTCAAGGGCGCGGATGTCGGCCTGCGGAAACATATCTGGGATCTGCTTGAGGGGCTGATGCGGCAAGGAATGGCGGTCGTTATCCTCGCGGTCAACCTGGCGGACGCCCTGTCTTTGGCGAGTCGGCTGATCCGCATTCACAAAGACGGGCCCGATGAGGTTTATGAGCAGCGCGACTTTGCCAAGATACCCTTCAGCGCCCCTTGGCTGGATCTCTATCGACAGCGGTAG
- a CDS encoding ArsC family protein, protein MNIQIFGKSKCFDTKKAERYFKERRVKFQSIDLLKYGISKGELQSVKSSVGLDTLVNWDGPDAALLKYLAYDADKFEKLLEDPRLLNTPIVRNGKAATVGYQPEVWKTWE, encoded by the coding sequence ATGAACATCCAGATTTTTGGCAAGTCCAAGTGCTTTGACACCAAAAAAGCCGAGCGGTATTTCAAGGAGCGGCGGGTCAAGTTTCAGTCCATCGACCTTTTAAAGTACGGCATCAGCAAGGGCGAGCTCCAAAGCGTGAAAAGCTCCGTGGGGTTGGACACCCTGGTCAACTGGGACGGCCCCGACGCGGCCCTCCTCAAATATCTGGCCTACGACGCCGACAAGTTTGAAAAGCTGCTGGAGGACCCCCGCCTTTTAAACACCCCCATTGTCCGAAATGGCAAAGCCGCCACCGTGGGCTACCAGCCCGAGGTGTGGAAAACCTGGGAATGA
- a CDS encoding conserved hypothetical protein (Evidence 4 : Homologs of previously reported genes of unknown function), with amino-acid sequence MDEIKPGKYRHFKGNEYRVLYTAKHSETLEPMVVYQALYGEGGIWVRPANMWNEHVERSGYAGPRFAYIGE; translated from the coding sequence ATGGACGAGATAAAACCAGGGAAATACCGGCACTTCAAGGGAAACGAGTACCGTGTTCTGTACACCGCCAAGCACTCCGAGACGCTTGAGCCCATGGTGGTCTACCAGGCTCTATACGGAGAGGGCGGCATCTGGGTACGCCCTGCGAACATGTGGAACGAGCATGTGGAGCGCAGCGGCTACGCGGGGCCCCGGTTTGCCTATATAGGAGAGTAA
- a CDS encoding hypothetical protein (Evidence 5 : No homology to any previously reported sequences) — translation MDFFLLYHIRVKFEIPEILEEITFLEEDFP, via the coding sequence TTGGATTTTTTCCTATTGTACCACATCCGTGTTAAATTTGAAATCCCGGAGATACTAGAGGAAATCACCTTTTTAGAGGAGGATTTCCCTTGA
- a CDS encoding Nucleotidyl transferase — protein MKAVIMAGGEGTRLRPLSLGRPKPMTPLFDKPVMEHIIALLKKHGITDICVTLQYMPQTVTDYFGDGAEWGVKLTYFVEDEPLGTAGSVKNCMGHLGKEDFLVISGDAVCDLDLSAAIGFHKTRRSAATLVLYRHPAPLEYGLVLTDEEGRIRRFIEKPGWGEVLTNMVNTGVYLLTAEAMELVPEGRAYDFGKDLFPLLLERGTAMYGTAVDGYWCDMGDASAYLQCVADALAGKVALELPVPKQGPGIWAASPVPMGVEVVPPCYIGANVTIGTGSLIGPHTAIGEGSTVGAHDLVQRSVLHAAHLGDRATLYGAILCRGASAGAGVVLNEGTVLGEGASAGRDATVMEGVKVWPGREVPAGGRLTASLTVGGLRGPLKFGDGGVIRGIVGEELTPELLLLLGNALGSEKQAALGYGGGTGAGMLARAAGSGMAAAGCRVFHHDGPTPASAAWLARRQELPVSLFIEQEGDRAYLHLAGRGGLPLGRARERKIESALLRGEVSRMPAARIGEIELLSGVEAAYAAQAADSARREWEPVSLTVSVPGETPADGALVRVLGLLGCRVSRERRNGIPAFAALHGGFYLAGWDEEGGYLPPERMLTLAALLELEEGELRLALPPAAPAAIDLMALTRGGTVLRLGRDGAEAEERYAALPALRDAAFAVALLCAHLARTGERLSALDQRAPAFTVRRREVPLAGNRGDVMQALYEAEPEAKQAGEGLRLNVRDGWVYIAPLTRRASLRVIAEGFDAEAAAELCDFYSEKARKLDRGAHL, from the coding sequence TTGAAAGCAGTTATCATGGCAGGGGGCGAGGGAACGCGGCTGCGGCCTCTCTCACTGGGGCGGCCCAAGCCCATGACGCCCCTATTTGATAAACCGGTGATGGAGCATATCATTGCGCTCTTAAAAAAACACGGGATTACGGATATCTGCGTCACTCTTCAATATATGCCCCAGACCGTCACCGACTATTTTGGAGACGGGGCCGAGTGGGGCGTCAAGCTCACCTACTTCGTGGAGGACGAGCCCCTGGGTACCGCGGGCAGCGTGAAAAACTGCATGGGGCACCTGGGGAAGGAGGATTTCCTCGTCATCAGCGGGGACGCAGTGTGCGACCTGGACCTCTCCGCCGCCATCGGTTTCCACAAGACCCGCCGCTCGGCGGCCACTTTGGTGCTCTACCGCCACCCCGCGCCCCTGGAGTACGGGCTGGTCCTCACCGACGAGGAGGGGCGCATCCGCCGTTTCATCGAAAAACCAGGCTGGGGGGAGGTGCTGACCAATATGGTGAACACCGGCGTCTACCTCCTCACGGCGGAGGCCATGGAACTGGTGCCCGAGGGGCGCGCCTATGACTTCGGGAAGGACCTGTTCCCACTCCTTTTGGAGCGGGGGACCGCCATGTACGGCACCGCCGTGGACGGCTACTGGTGCGACATGGGGGACGCCTCCGCCTACCTCCAGTGCGTGGCCGATGCGCTTGCAGGGAAGGTGGCGCTGGAATTACCTGTCCCCAAGCAGGGACCTGGGATATGGGCGGCGAGCCCAGTCCCCATGGGGGTGGAAGTGGTGCCTCCTTGCTATATCGGGGCTAATGTGACCATTGGGACGGGGAGCCTCATCGGTCCCCACACCGCCATCGGCGAGGGGAGCACCGTCGGTGCACACGACCTGGTGCAGAGGTCCGTTCTCCACGCCGCCCACCTGGGGGACCGGGCCACCCTCTACGGGGCCATATTGTGCCGGGGCGCCTCCGCCGGGGCGGGAGTGGTCCTTAACGAGGGAACCGTTTTGGGCGAGGGTGCCTCCGCCGGGCGTGACGCCACAGTCATGGAGGGGGTCAAGGTCTGGCCGGGACGGGAGGTCCCCGCCGGGGGGCGGCTCACCGCCAGCCTCACCGTGGGCGGTCTGCGGGGGCCGCTGAAGTTTGGCGACGGCGGGGTCATTCGGGGCATTGTAGGCGAAGAGCTGACGCCGGAACTCCTTCTCCTTCTGGGCAATGCTCTGGGGAGTGAGAAACAGGCAGCGCTGGGCTATGGCGGCGGGACCGGCGCCGGGATGCTGGCCCGGGCTGCGGGCAGCGGCATGGCCGCCGCCGGGTGCCGGGTATTTCATCATGATGGCCCCACGCCCGCCTCGGCGGCTTGGCTTGCCCGGCGGCAGGAGCTGCCTGTCTCCCTCTTCATCGAGCAGGAGGGGGACCGTGCCTACCTCCACCTGGCAGGGCGGGGCGGTCTGCCCTTGGGTCGGGCGCGGGAGCGAAAAATCGAGTCCGCCCTCCTCCGGGGAGAGGTGAGCCGTATGCCCGCTGCCCGGATCGGTGAGATAGAGCTGCTGAGTGGTGTCGAGGCGGCCTACGCGGCCCAAGCTGCCGACAGTGCCCGCCGCGAGTGGGAGCCGGTCTCCCTCACCGTGTCGGTGCCGGGGGAGACTCCGGCGGACGGTGCGCTGGTCCGGGTTCTGGGTCTGCTGGGGTGCCGGGTGAGTCGGGAACGGCGGAACGGTATTCCCGCCTTTGCTGCCCTCCACGGCGGGTTCTACCTGGCCGGCTGGGACGAGGAGGGGGGATATCTGCCTCCGGAGCGGATGCTTACCCTGGCCGCCCTTCTGGAGCTGGAAGAGGGAGAGCTGCGGTTGGCACTGCCTCCCGCGGCTCCGGCGGCCATCGATTTGATGGCCCTCACTCGCGGCGGAACGGTGCTTCGCCTGGGCCGGGACGGGGCGGAGGCCGAGGAGCGGTATGCTGCCCTGCCCGCCCTGCGGGACGCGGCCTTCGCCGTCGCCCTCCTCTGCGCGCACCTGGCTCGTACAGGGGAGCGCCTCAGCGCCCTGGATCAGCGGGCCCCCGCCTTCACTGTCCGGCGGCGGGAGGTGCCCCTGGCCGGAAATCGGGGGGACGTGATGCAGGCGCTCTACGAGGCCGAGCCCGAAGCAAAGCAAGCGGGGGAGGGTCTGCGCCTGAATGTGAGGGACGGCTGGGTCTATATCGCCCCCCTGACCCGGCGTGCATCCCTGCGGGTCATCGCGGAGGGGTTCGACGCTGAGGCGGCGGCGGAGCTGTGTGATTTCTATAGCGAAAAGGCGCGAAAGCTGGACAGGGGAGCGCACTTGTAA
- the rnjA gene encoding Ribonuclease J 1, with protein sequence MAEKLKIISLGGLNEIGKNITAYEYGGDMIVVDVGMGFPDDDMYGIDVVIPDFSYLIKNKDRIRGIFLTHGHEDHIGSIPYLLREVQAPIYATRMTAGLVKLKLEEHRLLDKTKLITCEAGETVKAGKFSVEFIHTNHSIADAVSFAIKCPVGVCVHTGDFKIDPTPVSGGMIDLARFGQLGKEGVLCLLADSTNVERPGFTKSERSVGASFDALFRGCEERIIVTTFASNVDRMQQIVSVAAKYGRKVAVVGRSMENAIKVSTELGYMSIPAGVLVDVAHIKSLPKNKVCIITTGSQGETMSALTRMAFSTHRQVDIQAGDRIIISASAIPGNENAIGNVVNELYRKGADVVNEREAALHVSGHACQDELKIIHALVKPKFFVPLHGEQRHLKTHAKLAREMGMDPNNILISDIGKVMEFTPNSAKINGTVPAGRVFVDGYGVGDVGAVVLRDRKHLAEDGMIVVVASMSGEDGSLVSGPDIITRGFVYVKESEGLMEELRTVALEAIGASGAKSGKDWAAVKTQIKNDLSGYLYKKTKRNPMILPVVMEV encoded by the coding sequence ATGGCAGAAAAATTGAAAATTATATCCCTCGGCGGTCTCAACGAGATCGGCAAGAACATCACCGCCTATGAGTATGGCGGCGATATGATCGTGGTGGACGTGGGGATGGGATTTCCCGATGACGACATGTACGGCATCGACGTGGTCATCCCCGACTTCTCCTACCTCATCAAGAACAAGGACCGCATCCGGGGCATTTTCCTCACCCATGGGCATGAGGACCACATCGGCTCCATTCCCTACTTGCTGCGGGAGGTGCAGGCCCCCATCTACGCCACCCGGATGACAGCGGGGCTTGTCAAGCTCAAGCTGGAGGAGCACCGGCTCCTGGACAAGACCAAGCTCATCACCTGTGAGGCGGGGGAGACTGTGAAGGCGGGCAAGTTCAGCGTGGAGTTCATCCACACGAACCACTCCATCGCTGACGCGGTCAGCTTTGCCATCAAGTGCCCGGTGGGCGTGTGCGTCCACACCGGTGACTTCAAGATCGACCCCACCCCGGTATCGGGCGGGATGATTGACTTGGCCCGGTTCGGGCAGTTGGGCAAGGAGGGAGTGCTCTGCCTCCTGGCGGACTCCACCAATGTGGAGCGCCCTGGTTTCACCAAGAGCGAGCGGAGCGTGGGTGCAAGCTTTGACGCCTTGTTTAGGGGCTGCGAGGAGCGCATTATTGTCACCACCTTTGCTTCCAACGTGGACCGGATGCAGCAGATCGTCTCGGTGGCCGCCAAATACGGCCGCAAGGTGGCCGTGGTAGGCCGCAGCATGGAAAACGCCATCAAGGTCTCCACCGAGCTGGGGTATATGAGTATCCCCGCCGGGGTGCTGGTGGACGTGGCGCACATCAAATCCCTGCCTAAGAACAAGGTCTGCATCATCACCACCGGCAGCCAGGGCGAGACCATGTCTGCCCTTACCCGTATGGCTTTCTCCACCCACCGGCAGGTGGACATCCAGGCGGGGGACCGCATCATCATCTCGGCTTCCGCCATCCCCGGCAACGAAAACGCCATCGGCAACGTCGTTAACGAGCTCTACCGCAAGGGAGCCGATGTGGTCAACGAACGGGAGGCCGCCCTCCACGTATCGGGCCACGCCTGTCAGGACGAGCTGAAGATTATCCATGCGCTGGTGAAACCCAAGTTCTTCGTCCCGCTCCATGGTGAGCAGCGGCACCTGAAGACCCATGCCAAGCTTGCCCGCGAGATGGGCATGGATCCAAACAATATCCTCATCAGCGACATTGGCAAGGTGATGGAGTTCACCCCCAATAGCGCTAAGATCAACGGCACAGTGCCCGCCGGGCGGGTCTTCGTGGACGGGTACGGCGTTGGAGACGTGGGCGCTGTTGTCCTTAGGGACCGCAAACACCTGGCGGAGGACGGCATGATCGTCGTTGTCGCGTCCATGTCCGGGGAGGACGGCTCTTTGGTCTCTGGACCCGACATCATCACCCGAGGCTTTGTCTATGTCAAGGAGTCCGAGGGCCTGATGGAGGAACTGCGCACCGTGGCCCTGGAGGCCATCGGAGCCAGCGGCGCCAAGAGCGGCAAGGACTGGGCCGCCGTGAAGACCCAGATCAAGAACGACCTGTCCGGCTACCTCTATAAGAAGACCAAGCGCAACCCCATGATCCTGCCTGTTGTCATGGAGGTTTGA
- a CDS encoding exported hypothetical protein (Evidence 5 : No homology to any previously reported sequences), whose product MKKRLLAFTLVGALTLSTFAPALAAEAPRFSDVDESAWYAQVVSDVARQGVMVGDGKGSFAPSGLVTRAALVQTLYNLAGRPEARGDGFADAAGTWYAPAAAWAEETGLVDGDTSFDGARVITRAEMAVLLAGYAKLVHLPAFADHGKAERAPDYASVPDDTTDAVAWCVNAGLMNGDGAGYLNPASSATRAELAKMLQAVLGLDVVPMEDYLAANSAGFFLTGKTSYAIQGKMVSGETQVHNFLEDVDYTVADDGQSVVLKGVVGEEWVTKLSKVLTTYTKEDGSALTAEDFTEHKDTYISLKTKASPDTNFALYIPAGVAVEVETAWGDVLYANRSGVPHGAGDYLVCANKDGKPDLSDVWVVNGAVFGSNYDTSRGPQMGTVTEIEKYGHAVLSISIEDFTKAGFTLGDTVNVTFDNGYTLTGIPYFDGYYVEKGAPMLRAYPGHTSIAVCINYGKLNVVADVAKGSVAAVTLAAKGGELAAQELNSLVYTNVRGDYASDEIFANFRTVTVGDIAEGILYRSASPINNENNRAAYSDKLIAAAEVATVLNLADTDADLQRYLAAEDFDSPYYKSLYEAGSVIALGMSVDYSSVDFANKLVSGLALLSEKKGPYLVHCTEGKDRAGFTSALLECLMGAGKDAILSDYMVSFANYYGVTKESDPTKYDIIVNNNIMDMLRVIAGVEKGTDLSGVDLQKGAERFLTGHGMTEQQVANLKANLSTAPGK is encoded by the coding sequence ATGAAAAAAAGATTATTGGCATTTACTCTGGTGGGTGCGCTGACCCTGTCCACCTTCGCCCCGGCGCTGGCGGCGGAGGCCCCGCGCTTTTCTGACGTGGACGAGAGCGCCTGGTACGCCCAGGTGGTGTCCGACGTGGCCCGGCAGGGCGTGATGGTGGGGGATGGGAAGGGCAGCTTCGCCCCCTCCGGCCTGGTGACCCGGGCCGCCCTTGTCCAGACTCTTTACAACCTTGCGGGCCGTCCCGAGGCGAGGGGCGACGGATTCGCCGACGCAGCGGGTACCTGGTATGCGCCGGCTGCCGCCTGGGCGGAGGAGACCGGCTTGGTGGACGGGGATACAAGCTTTGACGGTGCTCGGGTTATCACCCGGGCCGAGATGGCCGTCCTTCTGGCAGGGTACGCCAAGCTTGTTCACCTGCCTGCCTTCGCGGATCACGGAAAGGCAGAGAGGGCTCCCGACTATGCCTCTGTGCCCGACGACACCACAGACGCCGTCGCCTGGTGTGTCAACGCGGGCCTCATGAATGGGGACGGCGCTGGCTACCTGAACCCCGCCTCCAGCGCCACCAGGGCGGAGCTTGCCAAGATGCTCCAGGCCGTCCTGGGTCTGGATGTGGTGCCCATGGAGGACTACCTTGCTGCAAACAGCGCTGGGTTCTTCCTCACCGGTAAGACTTCCTATGCCATTCAAGGTAAGATGGTCTCCGGCGAGACGCAGGTCCACAACTTCCTTGAGGACGTGGACTACACCGTCGCCGACGACGGCCAAAGCGTCGTGCTGAAGGGCGTCGTGGGTGAGGAATGGGTGACCAAGCTGTCGAAGGTACTGACTACCTACACCAAGGAGGACGGCTCCGCCCTCACCGCAGAGGACTTTACCGAACATAAGGACACCTACATCAGCCTGAAAACCAAGGCCAGCCCCGATACTAACTTTGCCCTCTATATCCCAGCCGGGGTGGCGGTGGAGGTCGAGACCGCATGGGGCGACGTGCTCTATGCCAATCGCTCCGGCGTGCCCCACGGCGCGGGCGACTATCTGGTGTGCGCCAATAAAGACGGCAAACCCGACCTTTCCGACGTGTGGGTGGTAAACGGCGCGGTTTTTGGTTCCAATTACGACACCAGCCGCGGACCCCAGATGGGCACCGTCACCGAGATTGAAAAATATGGCCACGCCGTGCTGAGCATCAGCATTGAGGACTTTACCAAGGCCGGCTTTACCCTGGGCGACACGGTAAACGTGACCTTTGACAACGGCTACACCCTGACGGGTATTCCCTACTTCGACGGTTACTATGTGGAGAAGGGAGCGCCCATGCTGCGGGCCTATCCGGGTCACACCAGCATCGCCGTGTGCATCAACTACGGCAAGCTGAACGTGGTGGCCGATGTAGCCAAGGGCAGCGTGGCCGCCGTTACCCTTGCGGCCAAGGGCGGCGAGCTGGCTGCTCAGGAGCTCAACTCTCTGGTGTATACCAACGTCCGCGGGGACTACGCCAGCGACGAGATCTTCGCCAACTTCCGTACCGTCACCGTGGGCGACATTGCAGAAGGGATCCTGTACCGTTCCGCCAGCCCTATCAACAACGAGAATAACCGAGCTGCTTACAGCGACAAGCTGATCGCCGCCGCCGAGGTGGCCACCGTCCTCAACCTGGCTGACACGGATGCCGACCTCCAGAGATACCTTGCCGCCGAGGACTTCGACTCCCCCTACTACAAGAGCCTCTATGAGGCGGGCAGCGTGATCGCCCTTGGCATGTCGGTGGACTACTCCTCTGTCGACTTCGCCAACAAGCTGGTGAGCGGCCTCGCCCTCCTCTCCGAGAAGAAGGGGCCCTATCTGGTCCACTGCACTGAGGGTAAGGATCGGGCCGGGTTCACCTCCGCCCTGCTGGAGTGCCTGATGGGGGCCGGTAAGGACGCCATCCTTTCCGACTACATGGTCTCCTTCGCCAACTACTACGGAGTTACCAAGGAGAGCGATCCCACAAAATATGATATTATCGTCAACAATAACATCATGGATATGCTCCGAGTCATCGCCGGAGTGGAGAAGGGCACCGACCTGAGCGGCGTTGACCTCCAGAAGGGGGCTGAGCGGTTCCTCACCGGCCACGGCATGACGGAGCAGCAGGTCGCCAATTTGAAGGCCAACCTCTCTACCGCACCGGGAAAGTAA
- a CDS encoding putative membrane protein (Evidence 3 : Function proposed based on presence of conserved amino acid motif, structural feature or limited homology), with protein MSKAKITATLYAILAAIFYAVNIPMAKILLNHIAPTMMASFLYFGAGIGIGIIYLFGNNKLKDSVTLSKRDLPYTLGMIGLDTLAPICLMFGLSSTTAANASLLNNFEIAATSIIALVIFKEMISKRLWAAILLITVSSMLLSFEDMASLQFSWGSAFVLLAALCWGFENNYTRKISSKSTYEIVMLKGLFSGLGSFIIAILVGEKLPAVKFLLIALMLGFVAYGLSIFFYIKAQRELGAAKTSAYYAIAPFVGAFLSFVFLKEPLTARYAVSLFLMMIGSFVVAFDTMILNHSHMHTHTIVHTHGGTTHSHVIEHAHAHNHITNSARHRHTHSTKSIAHL; from the coding sequence ATGAGTAAAGCGAAAATTACCGCTACGCTATACGCGATATTAGCGGCAATATTCTATGCAGTCAACATACCCATGGCAAAAATATTGCTAAATCATATCGCCCCAACGATGATGGCTTCTTTTTTATATTTCGGAGCCGGGATAGGAATCGGCATTATTTATTTATTCGGAAACAATAAACTTAAAGACAGCGTAACACTTTCAAAGAGAGATTTGCCCTACACACTTGGAATGATCGGCTTGGATACTCTGGCGCCGATCTGCCTGATGTTCGGCCTCTCCAGCACAACGGCGGCAAACGCTTCCCTGCTGAATAATTTTGAGATAGCTGCCACTTCGATCATTGCCCTGGTGATATTCAAGGAGATGATTTCAAAGAGATTATGGGCCGCGATTTTACTGATTACCGTTTCCAGCATGCTTTTGTCTTTTGAAGATATGGCAAGCCTTCAGTTCTCGTGGGGATCGGCTTTCGTGCTGCTGGCCGCCCTGTGCTGGGGATTTGAAAATAATTACACCAGAAAAATATCTTCAAAGAGCACCTATGAAATCGTGATGCTAAAGGGCCTTTTTTCTGGATTAGGTTCATTTATAATAGCAATTTTGGTTGGGGAGAAGCTGCCTGCCGTAAAGTTTTTGCTGATTGCTTTAATGCTGGGATTCGTGGCATATGGCCTTAGTATCTTCTTTTATATCAAAGCCCAAAGAGAGCTGGGCGCGGCAAAAACAAGCGCCTATTATGCGATAGCGCCCTTTGTGGGGGCCTTTCTCTCCTTTGTTTTTCTGAAGGAGCCGCTGACAGCAAGGTACGCGGTCTCTCTGTTCCTCATGATGATTGGCTCGTTCGTCGTTGCGTTTGACACAATGATCTTGAACCACTCCCATATGCACACCCACACCATCGTGCACACGCATGGCGGGACAACTCACAGCCATGTGATCGAACACGCCCACGCGCATAACCACATTACGAACAGCGCACGGCACAGACATACGCACAGCACCAAATCCATCGCCCATCTATAA